The genomic region GATCACCATAACCAAACCTCTGAGGAGATCTATAGATTCTACGCGCTTAAAAGTCTTCTGTTCCATAAACCTCGATTAAAATTTGAATTATTAAGACTAAACGGTTGAAAACGGGGCTGGAAACTTCACATTTGATGTTAAACCCTGATCATCATAAAAACGTGGCTATGATATAATAGATCACGATCATCAACAGTAAAACGAATTGGATCGCCAGAAACTTCAGGGCGCGCTGCACGTTCCTGAATTTGAGGTTGGCGATCTTGGCATTAATGAATATTTGTTGCCCTAACTGATCGAATAACTTTTCCTCATCCAGGCTGATACTAAAAAAGGTACGGGAGAATTGCTTGATATCCCCAAACTTGGAGATCACATCCCCGAAGAAAAATATATTCTTGTCATATTTTGATTCGATACGCGGCATGAAACACCTAATGCTGTAATAAATAGAAACTACGGCACAGGAGAACCAAACTGCCAGTAGTATAAAAATGATAGTATCATCTTCAAAATGGTCGAGAACAATACTAATATTCTGATAAACAAAATTCAGCAGGATACCGTAGAAAGAAAGAATCAAACCAGCCTTTATCTCTGAAGCCTTAATTAAACTGGAAACATAACTTATACTACCCCAATAATGGTCAATAAGATCATCTGTATGTTTATTCTTTAAGTGCGGAAAGGTTTTGTTTTCAGATTCTTCCATAAATACTTCCGGAATTTGAGCGGTTTAATTAATAGATCACAGAAAATTAAAACTTTAAAAAAGGAGTCTTGCCGGCATAACCGTATTCCCGGTACCGACTAAAACAATATTGAACTATAGCTTTCTCTTAATAAAGTATATTATCCAGGATCTTATCCAGGGTATTTTCCATCATGCTGAACTTTTTATCAGAAAAGAAGATCTCAAACATCTCCTTTCTCAATTTTGCAAGTTCCTTATGGGAATATTCATGCATCACCAGATTATCCTGAATCTTTTCAAGACTCTCCTCCTCTGTATCCCCGGAAAATTCCTGATATATTTTATCAAAGGTCTCTTTATCTGTTTTGGATTTAATTAAACTAAGCTCTTCCTCCGTCACCTTTGAGTCGGCATTTGCACATAGCATTAAGATATAGATCTGAAGTTCGGTCTTGGTCCAGTGTTGCTGTTGGTTATTCATGACTATATGCTTTTGATTGATTTTAAATGAATTTTCAGTTAAAAAATTAACTATCCTCTGCTTAGGAAACCATTTTTCACTTTTAACTGAATTATCACTTCTAATCTAGTAAATAATTAGATAACAAACACTTACAAGCTTAAAGATATTTTGAGTTGATCGAAAAATTGACCTCTTCCTTGTTTTTATTGAACAGGAAGCATAAGCTATATTTTTTGTGAAGGATCTAATTATTACCTCGAATAGGATAATCTGGCCTTTCCACTTTTTTAGGTGGATTTTCTTTCAACTGCTTCATCACAACTTCAATCGCCTTTTGCAATTGAGGATCATTTCCCTCTATCACTTCTTTAGGCAACTGCTCTACCTCGATATCTGGTGGAACTCCCTCATTTTCTACCCTGAAACCGTCTTCAGTATAAAAAGCGACATTGGGTGCGGTAACTATTCCACCATCTATGAATTCAGGATAACCAAGTACGCCCACAAGTCCACCCCAGGTTCTTTTTCCTATGATCGTTCCTAAATTGAATTTCCTGAACATCCAGGGCAGATAATCTCCACCAGAACCAGCAGTTTCATCGATAAGCATCACCTTTGGCCCTTGTATGGAGGCACTCGGAGATTTTAGATCTTCTCCATATCTAAAATTCCAGTAGGCCTGTTGAGGCTTTTTCAGCATGTCTATATAATAATCTGCTAACTGACCGCCTCCGTTAAAACGTTCATCAATGATGACCGCTTTTTTATCGGCCTGTGGATAGAAATACCTTTTGAAATATTCATGGCCGGCATCTGCCGTATTTGGCACATATACATAAGCCACCTGACCATTGGTCGCCTCATTCACTTTTTTGATATTGCCCTCGATCCAGTCGCGATTTCTTAGATCCCATTCATTTTCTACCGGGATCACCTTTTCTTTTCGGGAATTCTTCATATCAGGACTTGAGCCCACGGTGAGCGTCACGATCTTATTGGCTGTATTTTCAAAATATTTGAAAAGGTTATCACTGGCAGTAACTTCCTCACCGTCAACAGCCAGTATATAATCCCCTTCATTAACATTTACCCCAGGCTCGGTTAAAGGGGAACGCATGTTAGGGTTCCAGTTTAACCCACCATATATTTTGCTGATCCTGTAGCGGCCATTTGCTACTTCATAATCGGCACCCAGCAGTCCGCCTTTTATATTTTCTGAAGTTTCAAATTCATCACCCCTGCTGGAGAAACGATGGTGCCCTACGCCCAATTCACTGAACATCCACTCCATAACCTCGTAGAGGTCACTTCGGGTGGTTATATGCGGTAAAAACTGACTGTATTTTTCTTTCATTTGATCCCAGTCGGCTCCATGCATATTAGGATCATAAAAATAATCACGGTTTACTCTCCAGGCCTCATTGAAAATATTCTTCCATTCTTCCCGGGGATCTATTTTAATCTGAACGCTACCCAGATCCAGCATTGGTTTATCTGGTTTTTTTCCTAATTCGGCAATGCCTGTTTTTCCTTCTTTTCTATATAGAATCTTTTCCGCATTGGCCGAAATCTCATATTCTGAAGCAGACATGATAAGCGTATCCTTCTTTTCTTTCAGATCATATTTCCTTAATTCACCAGGTCCATCTTCATGCTGGGAGAACTTTAAATAATATAACTCACCCTCCTTAGGAGCTTCAAGATGTTCATAAACTCCGGCAGGAACAGGAACATCTACGATCCTGTTTTCCAGGTTCTCAAAATCTATTTTCAAAGGAGGAGTATCAGGCTTCTTATTTTCCTCTTCAGCCTTTTTCTTCTTCTCTTCCTCCTCTTCCTTTTTCTGGATCACTTCCACATCATTATCTTTAAAAAATGGTGAAACCACATCCTTCTGAAGGGTAACAAGGTAGATGGAACTGCTCATCTCCATATCCTGGTTGGACTGATCGAACCAGTTTACTACAGGTCCAGCATCTGTTGAAGCCAGCATATAAAGGTATTTTCCGCTAGGATCGAATTCAGGAGACATCACATTGGAATAACCATCTGAAACCGGATAGGATTTATTTTCATCCAGGGAATAAACAAAGGCCTGTTCAAAATTGGTCCCCGTAATAATGGTATAAGTGATCCATTTTGAATCATGAGACCAGTCGCCGAACAATTCCCGGAAAACACCTGGAGTATAAAGTACATCTGATGCGACCTTTTTTACAGAATTCTTATCCAAATCATACACGTACAGACTTCTACTGTTGTCTACGAAAGCTATCTTCTTGCTATCTGGAGACCAGTGCGGATACGCATAAAAACCTGCCCCATCCAGCTCTACCTTTTTTACCGGTGAATTTTCATTCTGATCATATAGGTGCAAGGCATACTCCCCAGACTCATCTGAAAAATAAGCTATGGTTTTGCCGTCTGGTGACCAGGAAGGATCCTGTTCATGAACCCCGGGAGTGGAAGTAATATTTTTGGGATCACCTTTTTCGGCAGGAAAGGTAACAATGTCACCTCTGTAGTCCATAACTACCCTTACCGCAGTTGGCGATACTCCTACGCCCCTAACATATTCATCTCCCTTTACAAAACGAGGTCTTAATTCCAGCAGGTCTGTAGCAATACCCACTTTTATTTTGCTGGTATTGCCGGTATTTGGATCTAAGGTATGCAGGTAACCCGCCTGCTCAAAAATGATCTGACCTTTATTGGCATAAAGATCCAGTACCGGGAAATCTTCGAAACTCGTATGTTTTGTTACCTCTTTCACTCCGGGATCATAACTATAGATATTAAATTCCCCGTCCCGGTCACTTCTGAAAAACACTTTATTATTTAACCATTGTGGATTGGAATCATTACTTCCACCTTCAGGTTTTGGCACCTCAGAAACTTCAAAGGTTTTAGTATCATAGATCCATATCCTGGTTGCCGTCCCCCCGCGGTAATTTTTCCATTGGTCAAAACGGTCACTTATTGGAGTATATGCTATAAAACTACCATCAGAATTATAAGTGGCCCAATTAGCATTCGGGATCTTTAAAGGTTCCACATTTCCCTGCTCTATATCTACTTTGAAAAGGCTTGCGTAGCGGTTTGTGAAAACACTACGTTGAGAAAGAAATAATACATTCTTACCATCTGGCGTAAAATCCCGAACGATATCTGCATAAGGATGCCAGGTGAGTCTTTTTGGTATACCACCTTCTGTAGGCACTATAAACACATCGGTATTCCCATCGTATTCAGCGCTAAAGGCGATAGATTTTCCATCTGGTGAGAATATGGGGTTTCGCTCTACTCCTTCATCTACGGTAAGTCTTTTAGGATTTGATCCGTCTTTATTGGCTACCCAAAGATCTTCAGCGTAAATAAATGCTATTTTCGAATCGCTTATGGCCGGTTGAGATAAAAGACGTGTGTCTTCCTTATTGATTCCCCCATCCTGAGCACTACAAATAATTCCAAAAAAAATGCTTAATAATCCGGAGAGTGTTATTTGTTTCATTGCACTAATAATTTTTTTTAATGATTCTAGGTGTAAATCGGTATACTTTCAGCTTACTTGGTTAATCCTCTTCGCGGTATTTTTCGAACCAGGCCAGCACCGCCGATATTTTTGCGATTAGGTTACTGGGCTTATTGGCAATACCATGAGAAGCACCTGGAATTCTTACCATGGCGGTTTCAACTCCCTCTAGTTTTAAAGCTGTATAAAATTGTTCAGATTCAGCGATAGGTGTTCGGTAATCTTCCTCTCCTGTTAGCAACATTGTTGGTGTAGTAACATTCCCAACGTAAGAAATAGGAGATCTTTTCAAATAAGGTTCGGGATCTTCCCAGGGTTTATTAGGAAACCAGTATTTACTGAAAAATCCCGGCCCATCAGCATACAGGACAAAACTATACCAGTTGATCACAGGTTTGGCTACTACTGCTGCACGAAAACGATCTGTTTTTCCAACAATCCAGGCTGTAAGGACTCCGCCGCCACTACCTCCAGTCACGAACAAATTATCTTCATCTACAAAACCTTTGGCTACAGCTGCATCTACTCCAGACATCAGATCTTCATAATCATGGTTGGGATAATCGTGATGAATTAAATTTCCAAATTC from Gramella sp. MT6 harbors:
- a CDS encoding S41 family peptidase; the encoded protein is MKQITLSGLLSIFFGIICSAQDGGINKEDTRLLSQPAISDSKIAFIYAEDLWVANKDGSNPKRLTVDEGVERNPIFSPDGKSIAFSAEYDGNTDVFIVPTEGGIPKRLTWHPYADIVRDFTPDGKNVLFLSQRSVFTNRYASLFKVDIEQGNVEPLKIPNANWATYNSDGSFIAYTPISDRFDQWKNYRGGTATRIWIYDTKTFEVSEVPKPEGGSNDSNPQWLNNKVFFRSDRDGEFNIYSYDPGVKEVTKHTSFEDFPVLDLYANKGQIIFEQAGYLHTLDPNTGNTSKIKVGIATDLLELRPRFVKGDEYVRGVGVSPTAVRVVMDYRGDIVTFPAEKGDPKNITSTPGVHEQDPSWSPDGKTIAYFSDESGEYALHLYDQNENSPVKKVELDGAGFYAYPHWSPDSKKIAFVDNSRSLYVYDLDKNSVKKVASDVLYTPGVFRELFGDWSHDSKWITYTIITGTNFEQAFVYSLDENKSYPVSDGYSNVMSPEFDPSGKYLYMLASTDAGPVVNWFDQSNQDMEMSSSIYLVTLQKDVVSPFFKDNDVEVIQKKEEEEEKKKKAEEENKKPDTPPLKIDFENLENRIVDVPVPAGVYEHLEAPKEGELYYLKFSQHEDGPGELRKYDLKEKKDTLIMSASEYEISANAEKILYRKEGKTGIAELGKKPDKPMLDLGSVQIKIDPREEWKNIFNEAWRVNRDYFYDPNMHGADWDQMKEKYSQFLPHITTRSDLYEVMEWMFSELGVGHHRFSSRGDEFETSENIKGGLLGADYEVANGRYRISKIYGGLNWNPNMRSPLTEPGVNVNEGDYILAVDGEEVTASDNLFKYFENTANKIVTLTVGSSPDMKNSRKEKVIPVENEWDLRNRDWIEGNIKKVNEATNGQVAYVYVPNTADAGHEYFKRYFYPQADKKAVIIDERFNGGGQLADYYIDMLKKPQQAYWNFRYGEDLKSPSASIQGPKVMLIDETAGSGGDYLPWMFRKFNLGTIIGKRTWGGLVGVLGYPEFIDGGIVTAPNVAFYTEDGFRVENEGVPPDIEVEQLPKEVIEGNDPQLQKAIEVVMKQLKENPPKKVERPDYPIRGNN
- a CDS encoding Pycsar system effector family protein gives rise to the protein MEESENKTFPHLKNKHTDDLIDHYWGSISYVSSLIKASEIKAGLILSFYGILLNFVYQNISIVLDHFEDDTIIFILLAVWFSCAVVSIYYSIRCFMPRIESKYDKNIFFFGDVISKFGDIKQFSRTFFSISLDEEKLFDQLGQQIFINAKIANLKFRNVQRALKFLAIQFVLLLMIVIYYIIATFL